A region of the bacterium CG_4_10_14_0_2_um_filter_33_32 genome:
ATAGGCTGCTTCTTTATGATATAATTATTTTAATGAAAGAATTTTCGAAAAATAGGGCAACGCTAATTCTTATGATTGCTGCTATTGGTAGTAATGTTTTGGGTTTGGGGAAAGATATTGTTTTTAACTTGCACTTTAAGTCTGATCTTTTAAAAATTTATTTTTCAGCTTTTAGGTTCCCTGATTTGATATATAATTTGGTAGTTTTAGGCGTTTTATCTTCTATATTTATTACTTTTTTTATTGACCATTTGAATAACAAAGGCAAAGAAGACGCCTTTAAGTTTGCAAATAATATAATAAATTTTACTATTATAGCTACAAGTATTTTTTCTATTATATTATTCTTTATGGTTCCTTTTTTGATCCACGGCTTAACTCCAGGATTTTCACCTGAAGAGAAAGAATTAACTGCTAAGCTAATTCAAATAATGCTCTTACAGCCCATACTAATGGGTTTATCAAGTGTTATTGGTGGTGTCTTGAATTCATTCAAAAAATTTGTAGCATATGCTTTGGCCCCTATCTTTTATAATTTAGGCATCATCTTTGGCGCTATTTTTTTAGCTCCTAAATATGGTATATTCGGATTGGCTTACGGTGTTCTTATTGGTGCTTTTTTACATTTATTAATCCAACTTGTCCCAGTTTTAAAAACAGGCTATAGATATAAATTTGTTTTCAATGCCACTGATCAATCTCTGAGGCAAATGTTAAAATTAGCTCCTCCTAGAATTGGAGGTCTTCTTGCCAGCCAAGCAAATTTATTTATTATTACTATTGTTGGCTCTTTAATTGGTGGAGGATCAATTACATACTTGATGTATGCCAATGATATACAGGCTTTTGTTGTCGTTGTATTTGGTTTATCGTTTGCTACAGTTGTTTTCCCTCTTTTAGCTGATTATGCTTCTTTGAATAAAACAGAGGAATTTATAAATGAACTATCTACCTCTTTTAGGCAAATTCTATTCTTTGCAATTCCTGCTTCTTTAGGATTAATCCTTCTTAGGGGTCAAATTGTAAGGTTGCTATTAGGCTATGGCTTTTTTAAATTCACTGATACAAAATTAACTGCAGCTATTTTGGGAGTTTTTGCTTTGAGTCTTTTTGCTCAGGCATTAATTCTTATTTTGGTTAGAGCATTTTATGCTTTAAAAGATACTAAAACTCCTTTTTATGCTGCACTTTCTGCGGTTTTAGTTAATATTATTGGCAGCATAACACTGCCAAAATTTTTCGATCAATATGTAGCTGATCCTAAGAATGGTATAACCTTTGCAGTTGTAGGTTTAGCTGCTGCCTTTACAATTGCAAGCTTTGTCAACATGTTAATATTACTTATTGCTCTTCATAAAAGGTTAGGCGGATTGAACGATGGAAAAATTATCAATTCACTAAGCAAAATAATTATTGCCTCAGCGGCTATGGCAATTAGCATCCAGGGTTTAAAATATGTGATTAGTCCTATTATCAACCCAATCCATCCTGTGTTGGGTTTTACTGTCCAGACCTTGTTCGTAATTTTTGCTGGTGCAGGTGTTTACTTTTTCCTTGCTTATATCCTTGGCTGTGATGAAATTAAGGGTTTTAAAAATATCTTCAAGCGCACTCCTTCTTATTTGCAATCAGATTCTGACGAATCGAAAAATTAATTATTATTGTTGAATCTAGGTCGTTGTTTATACACTTTTTTATTATTAATAAATCTAATATAATGTATCTCTATGGATAAAGATAAAATTCGAAATTTTGCAATTATTGCGCATATTGATCATGGTAAATCAACTTTAGCTGATAGATTTTTGGAAATCACGAACACGCTTCCCAAGGATAAAATTAAAGAACAGACATTAGACCGAATGGATTTGGAGAGGGAGCGCGGTATTACAATAAAGCTTGCACCAGCAAGAATGAACTGGAAAGGTTATGAGTTAAATCTTATCGATACCCCAGGTCATGTGGATTTTACCTATGAAGTTTCCCGTTCTCTTGCAGCAGTGGAAGGCGCTATTTTAGTTGTTGATGGTACTCAGGGGATACAAGCTCAAACCTTAACGAATTTATATTTAGCATCCGATCAAAGTCTTGAAATAATTCCGGTAATAAACAAAGTGGATTTGCCTGGAGCGGAAGTTGATAGAGTAAGTCAAGAAATAATAAATCTTCTTAATATATCAAAAGATGAAATTTTATTAGCTTCAGCTAAGGAAGGAAAGGGCATAACTCAAATATTAGATAAAATTATTGAAAAAGTGCCGGCTCCTCAGTCATCAGAAAAGCAAGTAAAAGCTCTTATTTTTGATTCTAATTTTAATAACTATAAAGGTGTTGTAACCTTTATCAGAGTTAAAAGTGGGCAAATAAAAAAAGGAGACAAGATATGCTTTATGGCTACAGGCAAAGCTGCCGAAGCATTAGAAGTAGGATATTTAAATCCTGATTTTATTTCAACTGGAAAAATTGAAGAAGGAGAAATAGGATATCTTGTTACTGGCCTTAAAGATGTTTCCGAAGCAAAGGTTGGTGACACGATTACGGTCTTAAATGATGATGAAAAAATGTCTAAGGAAGCTCTACCTGGTTATAAGCAAATAAAGCCTTTTGTTTATGCATCTTTATATTCAACTTCTGGTGAGCCCAATGAGTTACGAGAAGCTTTAGAAAAACTTAAACTAAATGATGCATCATTAACATTCGAGCCTGAAACCTCCCCAGCTTTAGGATCTGGTTTTCGTGTTGGGTTTTTAGGTCTTTTGCATTTGGATATTATAAGAGAAAGATTAGAGAGGGAATTTAATCAAGATCTTATTATAACAACTCCGTCTGTTTCCTATAAAATAATTATGCAAGATGGTAGTGAATATATTATCAACAGTGCCAATGAAATGCCAACCCCCGGAACTTTTCAGGAAATTCAAGAGCCAATAGTTAAATTGGAAATTATAACGCCCTCTAATCATATGGGTCCGGTTATGGAATTAGTCCAAAGCCGAAGAGGAGATTATAAAGCATTAGATTATATAGATTCTAAAACAGCCTTAATAATTTATGAAATACCACTTTCAGAAATTATTGTTGATTTTTATGATGAACTTAAAAGTGTTAGTTCCGGTTATGCTTCTTTAAATTATGAATTCACAGATTTTAAAAAAGCTGATTTGGTAAAATTAGATATTTTGATTGCAGGTGATGTAATCCCACCCCTTGCTGTTATTATTCCAAGGGAAAAATCTCTCTATATTGGGCGAGGAGTTGTAAAAAAACTCAAGGAAACAATTCCACGTCAATTGTTTGAAGTTTCTCTTCAGGCAGCAATTGGTTCTAAGGTATTGGCTAGAGAAGATGTCCCACCTCTTAGAAAAGATGTAACTGCTAAATTATACGGGGGGGATGTTACTAGAAAAAGAAAGCTTCTTGAAAAGCAAAAAAAAGGTAAGAAAAGAATGAAACGTTTTGGGAAAATAGATATTCCCCAAGAAGC
Encoded here:
- a CDS encoding elongation factor 4 is translated as MDKDKIRNFAIIAHIDHGKSTLADRFLEITNTLPKDKIKEQTLDRMDLERERGITIKLAPARMNWKGYELNLIDTPGHVDFTYEVSRSLAAVEGAILVVDGTQGIQAQTLTNLYLASDQSLEIIPVINKVDLPGAEVDRVSQEIINLLNISKDEILLASAKEGKGITQILDKIIEKVPAPQSSEKQVKALIFDSNFNNYKGVVTFIRVKSGQIKKGDKICFMATGKAAEALEVGYLNPDFISTGKIEEGEIGYLVTGLKDVSEAKVGDTITVLNDDEKMSKEALPGYKQIKPFVYASLYSTSGEPNELREALEKLKLNDASLTFEPETSPALGSGFRVGFLGLLHLDIIRERLEREFNQDLIITTPSVSYKIIMQDGSEYIINSANEMPTPGTFQEIQEPIVKLEIITPSNHMGPVMELVQSRRGDYKALDYIDSKTALIIYEIPLSEIIVDFYDELKSVSSGYASLNYEFTDFKKADLVKLDILIAGDVIPPLAVIIPREKSLYIGRGVVKKLKETIPRQLFEVSLQAAIGSKVLAREDVPPLRKDVTAKLYGGDVTRKRKLLEKQKKGKKRMKRFGKIDIPQEAFLSILKR
- the mviN gene encoding murein biosynthesis integral membrane protein MurJ: MKEFSKNRATLILMIAAIGSNVLGLGKDIVFNLHFKSDLLKIYFSAFRFPDLIYNLVVLGVLSSIFITFFIDHLNNKGKEDAFKFANNIINFTIIATSIFSIILFFMVPFLIHGLTPGFSPEEKELTAKLIQIMLLQPILMGLSSVIGGVLNSFKKFVAYALAPIFYNLGIIFGAIFLAPKYGIFGLAYGVLIGAFLHLLIQLVPVLKTGYRYKFVFNATDQSLRQMLKLAPPRIGGLLASQANLFIITIVGSLIGGGSITYLMYANDIQAFVVVVFGLSFATVVFPLLADYASLNKTEEFINELSTSFRQILFFAIPASLGLILLRGQIVRLLLGYGFFKFTDTKLTAAILGVFALSLFAQALILILVRAFYALKDTKTPFYAALSAVLVNIIGSITLPKFFDQYVADPKNGITFAVVGLAAAFTIASFVNMLILLIALHKRLGGLNDGKIINSLSKIIIASAAMAISIQGLKYVISPIINPIHPVLGFTVQTLFVIFAGAGVYFFLAYILGCDEIKGFKNIFKRTPSYLQSDSDESKN